One genomic segment of Lewinellaceae bacterium includes these proteins:
- a CDS encoding outer membrane lipoprotein-sorting protein, producing the protein MNRKHLIAWLLVLGGGVLWAQDAREIVQKADEKLRGKSSIITMKMTIVRPTWTRDVELKSWSLGEKYALMYILQPTRDRGVVFLKRDKEIWNWQPSIERMIKLPPSMMMQSWMGSDFKNDDMVKQSSIVNDFSQKITGDETIDGRDCYKIELIPKESAAVVWGKVILWIDKKDYLELKSEFYDEDGYLIHTMYGKSIKLMDNVLLPSVLEVIPADEPGNKTVVTYVNVDFDVPINEDFFSVQQAKRIKP; encoded by the coding sequence ATGAACCGAAAACACCTTATCGCATGGTTGCTTGTCCTGGGTGGAGGTGTATTGTGGGCTCAGGACGCCAGAGAAATTGTGCAGAAAGCCGATGAGAAACTCCGGGGCAAGAGCAGCATCATAACCATGAAGATGACCATCGTACGTCCCACCTGGACACGGGATGTTGAACTGAAGTCCTGGTCATTAGGCGAAAAGTATGCGCTGATGTACATTCTACAGCCTACCCGCGACCGGGGTGTGGTTTTCCTGAAACGGGATAAGGAGATCTGGAACTGGCAACCCTCCATCGAACGGATGATCAAACTGCCCCCCAGCATGATGATGCAGTCCTGGATGGGCTCGGACTTTAAGAACGACGACATGGTCAAACAATCCTCCATCGTCAATGACTTCAGCCAAAAGATAACCGGTGATGAAACCATCGACGGAAGGGATTGCTACAAGATTGAACTCATACCTAAAGAATCTGCAGCAGTAGTATGGGGCAAAGTCATCCTCTGGATCGACAAAAAGGATTACCTGGAACTCAAGTCGGAGTTCTACGATGAAGATGGCTACCTGATCCATACCATGTATGGCAAGTCCATTAAACTGATGGATAATGTCCTGTTGCCTTCCGTGTTGGAGGTGATACCGGCAGACGAACCGGGCAATAAAACGGTCGTCACCTATGTTAACGTCGACTTTGATGTACCCATCAATGAAGACTTTTTCTCGGTACAGCAAGCAAAGCGGATAAAACCCTGA
- a CDS encoding ABC transporter permease gives MLLSLAWRNIWRNKRRTLITAASVLFAVLFSSVMQSIQHGTWDHMVDNVVNYYYGYLQIQGKKFWDDRSIDEIIDRQTLLDKLPEDFKQSYALIPRLESFALASAGNRTQGALMIGIDPDAENALSGLKGRISKGDYWQSSPTGILVGEGLAENFKVGVGDTLIFLSQGYHGANAIGEYPIRGLIHFASPDLSKSMVYMHLEDAQQFYATGDQITSMVVGIKDKEVLPEVIQILHNDLDTATYAVKDWQQMMPELLQAKEMDTASANVILIILYIIISFGIFGTILMMTKDRQYELGVLLSIGMRRMQLFGMMWMEVVMIGLVGVAMGFLISVPLVKYLSLHPFQMTGEYARAYEKFGAEPIIPPAFDWNIFSWQVLFVFVITSLLAFYPYWVIRKMKPVEAMRL, from the coding sequence ATGTTACTGAGTCTCGCCTGGCGCAACATCTGGCGTAATAAACGCCGCACCCTGATTACGGCTGCTTCGGTTTTATTTGCCGTGTTGTTTTCTTCAGTGATGCAATCCATTCAGCATGGTACCTGGGATCACATGGTCGATAACGTAGTTAACTATTACTACGGATACCTGCAGATCCAGGGAAAGAAATTCTGGGATGACCGTTCCATCGATGAGATCATCGACCGGCAAACGCTATTGGATAAATTGCCGGAAGACTTCAAACAATCTTATGCCCTGATTCCCCGACTGGAGTCCTTTGCCCTGGCCTCTGCCGGGAACCGCACGCAGGGCGCCTTAATGATCGGTATAGACCCGGATGCAGAGAATGCCCTTTCGGGACTCAAAGGACGTATATCCAAAGGCGATTACTGGCAATCCTCCCCAACGGGGATCCTCGTCGGAGAAGGCCTGGCTGAAAACTTTAAGGTCGGCGTGGGCGATACCCTGATCTTTCTGAGCCAGGGCTATCATGGAGCCAATGCCATCGGAGAATACCCGATCCGGGGGCTGATCCATTTTGCTTCCCCGGATCTGTCCAAAAGCATGGTCTATATGCATCTGGAGGATGCCCAGCAGTTTTATGCCACCGGTGATCAGATCACTTCCATGGTGGTAGGCATCAAGGATAAGGAGGTGCTACCTGAGGTGATTCAAATCTTACATAACGATCTGGATACTGCAACGTATGCTGTCAAGGACTGGCAGCAGATGATGCCGGAATTGTTACAGGCCAAAGAAATGGATACGGCCAGTGCAAATGTCATTTTGATCATCCTGTACATCATCATATCCTTTGGCATTTTTGGCACCATCCTGATGATGACGAAAGACCGGCAATACGAACTCGGAGTCCTGCTTTCGATCGGGATGCGCCGCATGCAGTTGTTTGGTATGATGTGGATGGAAGTGGTGATGATCGGGTTGGTAGGGGTGGCTATGGGATTTCTGATCAGCGTGCCCCTGGTGAAATACCTTTCACTGCATCCCTTTCAGATGACCGGAGAATATGCCAGGGCTTATGAGAAATTTGGTGCGGAACCGATCATCCCGCCTGCTTTTGACTGGAACATATTCAGCTGGCAGGTCTTGTTTGTATTTGTGATCACATCCTTGTTAGCCTTTTATCCCTATTGGGTTATCCGGAAAATGAAACCGGTTGAGGCTATGCGATTGTAA
- a CDS encoding ABC transporter permease — MIFKVAWRNIWRSRTRSLVVITAVVLGIWAIIVITGFSIGMVRTYIHTAILNEWSHIQIHRSDYFVNKALEDTIPDGFATYQKLKREYPETYLSPRLLVQGMVSSPKAARGITIKAILPAAEDSTTELSTNLVDGSYFETDARNPMIIGQDLANKIHVSLNNRVVLTFQSYSGEITAASFRIVGLYATKDSRYDSQHIFVRQEDLKPLLGGDGLHEIAIRVPDGTDFEPILTSIQQGYPNLDVQSYRTLSPDLVLYESTIGLTSMIMTVIVMLALIFGIINTMMMAVLERIKELGMLMAIGMNKKRVFNMIMIETLILGCIGAPIGMLVGYLTIVGTSTSGLDLSAYSAGMREFGLSDIIYPWVPASLYWQLAIAIIVTALIGSLFPAWKAIRLRPVEAIRTL, encoded by the coding sequence ATGATATTTAAAGTTGCCTGGAGGAATATTTGGAGGAGCCGAACGAGAAGTCTGGTGGTCATCACCGCGGTCGTCCTGGGAATTTGGGCGATCATCGTGATCACGGGATTCAGCATTGGCATGGTGCGTACCTACATCCATACGGCCATCCTGAATGAATGGTCTCACATTCAGATTCACCGTTCGGATTATTTTGTAAATAAGGCGCTGGAGGACACCATCCCCGACGGCTTTGCTACCTATCAAAAGCTGAAAAGAGAATACCCGGAAACCTATCTGTCACCCCGTTTGCTGGTGCAGGGCATGGTTTCCTCACCCAAAGCTGCCCGGGGAATCACCATCAAGGCTATCTTACCCGCAGCCGAAGATTCGACCACCGAATTAAGCACCAATCTGGTCGATGGCAGCTACTTTGAAACGGATGCCCGCAACCCCATGATCATCGGTCAGGACCTGGCGAATAAAATTCACGTCTCCCTGAATAACCGGGTGGTACTGACCTTCCAATCCTATAGCGGAGAGATCACTGCCGCCTCCTTCCGAATTGTAGGCTTGTACGCAACCAAAGATTCGCGCTACGACAGTCAGCATATCTTCGTGCGGCAGGAGGACCTGAAACCGCTCCTGGGCGGCGATGGACTCCATGAGATCGCCATCCGGGTTCCGGACGGGACCGATTTTGAACCCATCCTGACTTCCATCCAGCAAGGCTATCCAAACCTGGATGTGCAGAGTTACCGTACGTTGTCTCCGGATCTGGTCCTTTACGAATCCACCATCGGACTGACATCCATGATCATGACGGTCATTGTGATGCTGGCCCTGATCTTTGGGATCATCAACACCATGATGATGGCAGTCCTGGAACGGATTAAAGAGCTGGGTATGCTGATGGCGATCGGCATGAATAAAAAAAGAGTGTTTAACATGATCATGATCGAAACGCTGATCCTGGGATGCATTGGAGCGCCCATTGGTATGCTTGTCGGGTACCTGACCATCGTAGGGACCAGTACATCCGGTCTTGACCTCTCGGCTTACTCTGCAGGGATGCGTGAATTTGGATTGTCCGATATCATCTACCCGTGGGTCCCTGCATCGCTTTATTGGCAACTTGCTATCGCGATCATCGTGACCGCATTGATTGGAAGCTTATTCCCGGCCTGGAAAGCCATCCGCCTAAGGCCGGTCGAAGCCATTCGAACCCTTTAA
- a CDS encoding ABC transporter ATP-binding protein: MKPVIVTKGITKTYQPDTIPVHALRGVDLTINEGEFVAIVGPSGSGKTTLLNIIGGLDRPSAGYIEVGGKDISKFSDNALIDFRRDNIGFVFQAYNLIPVLTAIENVEFVMLLQKLPREKRNQRAMELLHAVGLDDKVNKRPIELSGGQQQRVAVARALASKPAFVLADEPTANLDSVSTGQLLDIMANLNQEEQMTFVFSTHDQRVIDRAHRVITLEDGKIISDRKGHVQ, from the coding sequence ATGAAGCCAGTTATTGTCACCAAAGGAATCACCAAGACGTATCAGCCGGACACCATCCCGGTCCATGCCCTGCGGGGTGTTGACCTGACTATCAACGAGGGCGAGTTTGTTGCTATCGTCGGTCCTTCCGGATCCGGGAAAACGACGTTATTGAATATCATTGGCGGGCTGGACCGTCCATCAGCCGGATACATCGAGGTGGGCGGCAAGGATATCTCTAAGTTTTCGGACAATGCATTGATTGACTTTCGCCGTGACAACATTGGATTTGTTTTCCAGGCATATAACCTTATTCCTGTCCTGACGGCGATTGAAAATGTAGAGTTTGTGATGCTCTTACAAAAATTACCCAGGGAAAAACGCAATCAACGGGCCATGGAGTTGCTGCATGCCGTAGGTCTCGATGACAAAGTCAACAAACGGCCCATTGAGCTTTCGGGTGGCCAGCAACAACGCGTCGCCGTGGCCAGGGCGCTGGCATCCAAGCCGGCTTTTGTCCTTGCGGATGAGCCTACTGCCAATCTGGACTCGGTCTCAACCGGTCAGCTCCTGGATATCATGGCCAATCTGAATCAGGAAGAGCAGATGACCTTCGTGTTTTCGACCCACGACCAGCGGGTCATCGACCGGGCACACCGCGTGATCACCCTGGAGGATGGTAAAATCATTTCTGATCGGAAAGGTCATGTTCAATAA
- the dprA gene encoding DNA-protecting protein DprA, which yields MTSPANIYLLALAKLDTIGPITAKSLIGYCGSAEDVFKTKAHRLLKIPGVGEAGARAIANADPEQLIHPDWDWLESRQVRMISYLDPAYPQRLKQIPESPILLFYRGSANLNPRRAIAIVGTRKPSPYGVTMTQRILEELKDYQPTVISGLAFGIDATAHRKALDLGFPTIGVLGHGLDIIYPAAHRKLASTMENKGGGLLTEFPIQSRIDKEHFPMRNRIIAAMAEAVVVIESKERGGSIITAEFGNAYHRDVFALPGRTSDPLSMGCNALIKQHKAALIESGQDIAYQMGWTDDESGPSRQMNLFQALEPDEEAIYDILRNNPQADIDQLAYLSGLGSSSLATVILQLEFKGIVKSTPGKRFILV from the coding sequence ATGACCTCCCCAGCCAACATATACCTGCTGGCGCTGGCCAAGCTGGACACCATAGGGCCCATCACTGCCAAGAGCCTGATTGGTTATTGCGGCAGCGCTGAAGATGTGTTTAAGACCAAAGCGCATCGCCTGCTTAAAATACCCGGGGTGGGAGAAGCCGGAGCCCGCGCCATAGCGAATGCGGACCCGGAGCAATTGATCCATCCCGACTGGGATTGGCTGGAGTCGCGTCAGGTACGGATGATCTCCTATCTGGATCCCGCCTATCCTCAGCGGCTGAAACAGATCCCGGAGAGCCCAATATTATTGTTCTACCGCGGTTCGGCCAACCTGAACCCTCGTCGCGCCATTGCGATTGTAGGGACCAGAAAGCCCAGCCCATACGGGGTGACCATGACCCAGCGTATCCTGGAAGAACTCAAGGACTATCAACCCACGGTGATCAGCGGACTGGCATTCGGGATTGACGCGACAGCCCACCGCAAAGCTCTCGATCTTGGATTTCCTACCATCGGCGTACTGGGCCATGGACTAGATATTATATACCCTGCCGCCCACCGCAAACTGGCCTCAACCATGGAAAACAAAGGAGGTGGTTTGCTGACCGAATTCCCGATTCAATCCAGGATAGACAAGGAACATTTCCCGATGAGGAACCGCATCATCGCAGCTATGGCCGAAGCCGTAGTCGTCATCGAGTCCAAGGAGCGTGGCGGATCCATCATCACCGCGGAGTTTGGCAATGCTTATCACCGGGATGTCTTTGCTTTGCCCGGACGTACTTCCGATCCTTTATCCATGGGATGCAATGCACTGATCAAACAGCATAAGGCGGCTTTAATCGAATCCGGCCAGGATATAGCCTATCAAATGGGATGGACCGATGACGAATCGGGTCCTTCAAGGCAGATGAATCTGTTCCAGGCACTGGAACCCGATGAAGAGGCCATCTACGATATTTTACGGAACAATCCACAGGCGGATATCGACCAACTGGCTTACCTCTCCGGTCTCGGATCCAGTTCACTGGCTACAGTGATATTGCAGCTGGAGTTTAAAGGTATTGTGAAATCGACACCGGGAAAGCGATTTATTCTGGTGTAA